From the Calonectris borealis chromosome 4, bCalBor7.hap1.2, whole genome shotgun sequence genome, one window contains:
- the SEPTIN11 gene encoding septin-11 isoform X5 yields the protein MKHESDDLRNLSLSGHVGFDSLPDQLVNKSTSQGFCFNILCVGETGIGKSTLMDTLFNTKFESEPATHNEPGVRLKARSYELQESNVRLKLTIVDTVGFGDQINKDDSYKPIVEYIDAQFEAYLQEELKIKRSLFNYHDTRIHACLYFIAPTGHSLKSLDLVTMKKLDSKVNIIPIIAKADTIAKNELHKFKSKIMSELVSNGVQIYQFPTDEETVAEINATMSVHLPFAVVGSTEEVKIGNKMAKARQYPWGVVQVENENHCDFVKLREMLIRVNMEDLREQTHTRHYELYRRCKLEEMGFKDTDPDSKPFSLQETYEAKRNEFLGELQKKEDEMRQMFVMRVKEKEAELKEAEKDLHEKFDHLKRTHQEEKKKVEDKKKELEEELNNFQKKKAAAQLLQSQAQQAGSQQTKKDKDKKNFFFM from the exons AGCGATGACCTTAGGAACCTGTCCCTTTCTGGCCACGTGGGCTTCGACAGCCTCCCTGATCAGCTGGTCAACAAGTCAACGTCGCAGGGCTTCTGCTTCAACATCCTCTGCGTGG GTGAAACTGGCATCGGCAAGTCAACGTTGATGGACACTCTGTTCAATACCAAGTTTGAAAGTGAACCTGCGACGCACAACGAGCCTGGCGTGAGATTGAAAGCCAGGAGTTACGAGCTCCAGGAGAGTAATGTCCGTCTGAAGCTGACTATTGTCGACACGGTTGGATTTGGCGATCAAATTAACAAAGATGACAG ctACAAGCCTATAGTAGAATATATCGATGCGCAGTTTGAAGCCTACTTGCAAGAAGAGCTGAAGATCAAACGATCCCTGTTCAATTACCACGACACCAGAATTCACGCCTGCCTATATTTCATTGCACCGACCGGACACTCGCTGAAGTCCCTAGACTTGGTCACCATGAAGAAGCTCGACAGTAAG GTGAACATCATCCCCATCATTGCCAAGGCTGACACCATTGCCAAAAACGAGTTGCACAAGTTCAAGAGTAAAATCATGAGCGAGCTGGTCAGCAACGGCGTCCAGATCTACCAGTTCCCGACGGATGAAGAGACAGTGGCCGAGATAAATGCCACGATGAGT GTTCACCTTCCTTTTGCTGTAGTTGGCAGCACTGAAGAAGTGAAGATCGGCAATAAGATGGCAAAAGCCAGGCAGTACCCCTGGGGTGTTGTGCAGG TTGAAAATGAAAACCACTGTGACTTTGTGAAGCTGCGGGAGATGCTGATCCGAGTGAACATGGAGGACTTGAGAGAGCAGACGCACACCCGACACTACGAGCTGTACAGGCGCTGCAAACTTGAAGAGATGGGATTCAAGGACACGGATCCGGACAGCAAGCCTTTCAG TCTCCAAGAGACTTATGAAGCAAAGAGGAATGAGTTCCTGGGCGAACTCCAGAAGAAGGAGGACGAAATGAGGCAGATGTTTGTCATGCGAGTGAAGGAGAAGGAAGCCGAGTTGAAGGAAGCAGAGAAAGAT CTTCATGAAAAGTTTGACCATCTAAAGAGGACTCaccaagaagagaagaaaaaagtggaagacaaaaagaaggaaCTTGAGGAAGAGCTGAACAACTTTCAAAAGAAGAAGGCAGCGGCTCAGCTATTACAGTCACAGGCTCAGCAGGCAGGTTCTCAACAAACCAAGAAAGACAAGGACAAGAAAAA ctTCTTCTTTATGTAA
- the SEPTIN11 gene encoding septin-11 isoform X2, with protein sequence MAVAVGRPASDDLRNLSLSGHVGFDSLPDQLVNKSTSQGFCFNILCVGETGIGKSTLMDTLFNTKFESEPATHNEPGVRLKARSYELQESNVRLKLTIVDTVGFGDQINKDDSYKPIVEYIDAQFEAYLQEELKIKRSLFNYHDTRIHACLYFIAPTGHSLKSLDLVTMKKLDSKVNIIPIIAKADTIAKNELHKFKSKIMSELVSNGVQIYQFPTDEETVAEINATMSVHLPFAVVGSTEEVKIGNKMAKARQYPWGVVQVENENHCDFVKLREMLIRVNMEDLREQTHTRHYELYRRCKLEEMGFKDTDPDSKPFSLQETYEAKRNEFLGELQKKEDEMRQMFVMRVKEKEAELKEAEKDLHEKFDHLKRTHQEEKKKVEDKKKELEEELNNFQKKKAAAQLLQSQAQQAGSQQTKKDKDKKNFFFM encoded by the exons AGCGATGACCTTAGGAACCTGTCCCTTTCTGGCCACGTGGGCTTCGACAGCCTCCCTGATCAGCTGGTCAACAAGTCAACGTCGCAGGGCTTCTGCTTCAACATCCTCTGCGTGG GTGAAACTGGCATCGGCAAGTCAACGTTGATGGACACTCTGTTCAATACCAAGTTTGAAAGTGAACCTGCGACGCACAACGAGCCTGGCGTGAGATTGAAAGCCAGGAGTTACGAGCTCCAGGAGAGTAATGTCCGTCTGAAGCTGACTATTGTCGACACGGTTGGATTTGGCGATCAAATTAACAAAGATGACAG ctACAAGCCTATAGTAGAATATATCGATGCGCAGTTTGAAGCCTACTTGCAAGAAGAGCTGAAGATCAAACGATCCCTGTTCAATTACCACGACACCAGAATTCACGCCTGCCTATATTTCATTGCACCGACCGGACACTCGCTGAAGTCCCTAGACTTGGTCACCATGAAGAAGCTCGACAGTAAG GTGAACATCATCCCCATCATTGCCAAGGCTGACACCATTGCCAAAAACGAGTTGCACAAGTTCAAGAGTAAAATCATGAGCGAGCTGGTCAGCAACGGCGTCCAGATCTACCAGTTCCCGACGGATGAAGAGACAGTGGCCGAGATAAATGCCACGATGAGT GTTCACCTTCCTTTTGCTGTAGTTGGCAGCACTGAAGAAGTGAAGATCGGCAATAAGATGGCAAAAGCCAGGCAGTACCCCTGGGGTGTTGTGCAGG TTGAAAATGAAAACCACTGTGACTTTGTGAAGCTGCGGGAGATGCTGATCCGAGTGAACATGGAGGACTTGAGAGAGCAGACGCACACCCGACACTACGAGCTGTACAGGCGCTGCAAACTTGAAGAGATGGGATTCAAGGACACGGATCCGGACAGCAAGCCTTTCAG TCTCCAAGAGACTTATGAAGCAAAGAGGAATGAGTTCCTGGGCGAACTCCAGAAGAAGGAGGACGAAATGAGGCAGATGTTTGTCATGCGAGTGAAGGAGAAGGAAGCCGAGTTGAAGGAAGCAGAGAAAGAT CTTCATGAAAAGTTTGACCATCTAAAGAGGACTCaccaagaagagaagaaaaaagtggaagacaaaaagaaggaaCTTGAGGAAGAGCTGAACAACTTTCAAAAGAAGAAGGCAGCGGCTCAGCTATTACAGTCACAGGCTCAGCAGGCAGGTTCTCAACAAACCAAGAAAGACAAGGACAAGAAAAA ctTCTTCTTTATGTAA
- the SEPTIN11 gene encoding septin-11 isoform X3, which yields MAVAVGRPASDDLRNLSLSGHVGFDSLPDQLVNKSTSQGFCFNILCVGETGIGKSTLMDTLFNTKFESEPATHNEPGVRLKARSYELQESNVRLKLTIVDTVGFGDQINKDDSYKPIVEYIDAQFEAYLQEELKIKRSLFNYHDTRIHACLYFIAPTGHSLKSLDLVTMKKLDSKVNIIPIIAKADTIAKNELHKFKSKIMSELVSNGVQIYQFPTDEETVAEINATMSVHLPFAVVGSTEEVKIGNKMAKARQYPWGVVQVENENHCDFVKLREMLIRVNMEDLREQTHTRHYELYRRCKLEEMGFKDTDPDSKPFSLQETYEAKRNEFLGELQKKEDEMRQMFVMRVKEKEAELKEAEKDLHEKFDHLKRTHQEEKKKVEDKKKELEEELNNFQKKKAAAQLLQSQAQQAGSQQTKKDKDKKNSP from the exons AGCGATGACCTTAGGAACCTGTCCCTTTCTGGCCACGTGGGCTTCGACAGCCTCCCTGATCAGCTGGTCAACAAGTCAACGTCGCAGGGCTTCTGCTTCAACATCCTCTGCGTGG GTGAAACTGGCATCGGCAAGTCAACGTTGATGGACACTCTGTTCAATACCAAGTTTGAAAGTGAACCTGCGACGCACAACGAGCCTGGCGTGAGATTGAAAGCCAGGAGTTACGAGCTCCAGGAGAGTAATGTCCGTCTGAAGCTGACTATTGTCGACACGGTTGGATTTGGCGATCAAATTAACAAAGATGACAG ctACAAGCCTATAGTAGAATATATCGATGCGCAGTTTGAAGCCTACTTGCAAGAAGAGCTGAAGATCAAACGATCCCTGTTCAATTACCACGACACCAGAATTCACGCCTGCCTATATTTCATTGCACCGACCGGACACTCGCTGAAGTCCCTAGACTTGGTCACCATGAAGAAGCTCGACAGTAAG GTGAACATCATCCCCATCATTGCCAAGGCTGACACCATTGCCAAAAACGAGTTGCACAAGTTCAAGAGTAAAATCATGAGCGAGCTGGTCAGCAACGGCGTCCAGATCTACCAGTTCCCGACGGATGAAGAGACAGTGGCCGAGATAAATGCCACGATGAGT GTTCACCTTCCTTTTGCTGTAGTTGGCAGCACTGAAGAAGTGAAGATCGGCAATAAGATGGCAAAAGCCAGGCAGTACCCCTGGGGTGTTGTGCAGG TTGAAAATGAAAACCACTGTGACTTTGTGAAGCTGCGGGAGATGCTGATCCGAGTGAACATGGAGGACTTGAGAGAGCAGACGCACACCCGACACTACGAGCTGTACAGGCGCTGCAAACTTGAAGAGATGGGATTCAAGGACACGGATCCGGACAGCAAGCCTTTCAG TCTCCAAGAGACTTATGAAGCAAAGAGGAATGAGTTCCTGGGCGAACTCCAGAAGAAGGAGGACGAAATGAGGCAGATGTTTGTCATGCGAGTGAAGGAGAAGGAAGCCGAGTTGAAGGAAGCAGAGAAAGAT CTTCATGAAAAGTTTGACCATCTAAAGAGGACTCaccaagaagagaagaaaaaagtggaagacaaaaagaaggaaCTTGAGGAAGAGCTGAACAACTTTCAAAAGAAGAAGGCAGCGGCTCAGCTATTACAGTCACAGGCTCAGCAGGCAGGTTCTCAACAAACCAAGAAAGACAAGGACAAGAAAAA TAGCCCCTGA
- the SEPTIN11 gene encoding septin-11 isoform X6, translated as MKHESDDLRNLSLSGHVGFDSLPDQLVNKSTSQGFCFNILCVGETGIGKSTLMDTLFNTKFESEPATHNEPGVRLKARSYELQESNVRLKLTIVDTVGFGDQINKDDSYKPIVEYIDAQFEAYLQEELKIKRSLFNYHDTRIHACLYFIAPTGHSLKSLDLVTMKKLDSKVNIIPIIAKADTIAKNELHKFKSKIMSELVSNGVQIYQFPTDEETVAEINATMSVHLPFAVVGSTEEVKIGNKMAKARQYPWGVVQVENENHCDFVKLREMLIRVNMEDLREQTHTRHYELYRRCKLEEMGFKDTDPDSKPFSLQETYEAKRNEFLGELQKKEDEMRQMFVMRVKEKEAELKEAEKDLHEKFDHLKRTHQEEKKKVEDKKKELEEELNNFQKKKAAAQLLQSQAQQAGSQQTKKDKDKKNSP; from the exons AGCGATGACCTTAGGAACCTGTCCCTTTCTGGCCACGTGGGCTTCGACAGCCTCCCTGATCAGCTGGTCAACAAGTCAACGTCGCAGGGCTTCTGCTTCAACATCCTCTGCGTGG GTGAAACTGGCATCGGCAAGTCAACGTTGATGGACACTCTGTTCAATACCAAGTTTGAAAGTGAACCTGCGACGCACAACGAGCCTGGCGTGAGATTGAAAGCCAGGAGTTACGAGCTCCAGGAGAGTAATGTCCGTCTGAAGCTGACTATTGTCGACACGGTTGGATTTGGCGATCAAATTAACAAAGATGACAG ctACAAGCCTATAGTAGAATATATCGATGCGCAGTTTGAAGCCTACTTGCAAGAAGAGCTGAAGATCAAACGATCCCTGTTCAATTACCACGACACCAGAATTCACGCCTGCCTATATTTCATTGCACCGACCGGACACTCGCTGAAGTCCCTAGACTTGGTCACCATGAAGAAGCTCGACAGTAAG GTGAACATCATCCCCATCATTGCCAAGGCTGACACCATTGCCAAAAACGAGTTGCACAAGTTCAAGAGTAAAATCATGAGCGAGCTGGTCAGCAACGGCGTCCAGATCTACCAGTTCCCGACGGATGAAGAGACAGTGGCCGAGATAAATGCCACGATGAGT GTTCACCTTCCTTTTGCTGTAGTTGGCAGCACTGAAGAAGTGAAGATCGGCAATAAGATGGCAAAAGCCAGGCAGTACCCCTGGGGTGTTGTGCAGG TTGAAAATGAAAACCACTGTGACTTTGTGAAGCTGCGGGAGATGCTGATCCGAGTGAACATGGAGGACTTGAGAGAGCAGACGCACACCCGACACTACGAGCTGTACAGGCGCTGCAAACTTGAAGAGATGGGATTCAAGGACACGGATCCGGACAGCAAGCCTTTCAG TCTCCAAGAGACTTATGAAGCAAAGAGGAATGAGTTCCTGGGCGAACTCCAGAAGAAGGAGGACGAAATGAGGCAGATGTTTGTCATGCGAGTGAAGGAGAAGGAAGCCGAGTTGAAGGAAGCAGAGAAAGAT CTTCATGAAAAGTTTGACCATCTAAAGAGGACTCaccaagaagagaagaaaaaagtggaagacaaaaagaaggaaCTTGAGGAAGAGCTGAACAACTTTCAAAAGAAGAAGGCAGCGGCTCAGCTATTACAGTCACAGGCTCAGCAGGCAGGTTCTCAACAAACCAAGAAAGACAAGGACAAGAAAAA TAGCCCCTGA
- the SEPTIN11 gene encoding septin-11 isoform X4, which translates to MKHESDDLRNLSLSGHVGFDSLPDQLVNKSTSQGFCFNILCVGETGIGKSTLMDTLFNTKFESEPATHNEPGVRLKARSYELQESNVRLKLTIVDTVGFGDQINKDDSYKPIVEYIDAQFEAYLQEELKIKRSLFNYHDTRIHACLYFIAPTGHSLKSLDLVTMKKLDSKVNIIPIIAKADTIAKNELHKFKSKIMSELVSNGVQIYQFPTDEETVAEINATMSVHLPFAVVGSTEEVKIGNKMAKARQYPWGVVQVENENHCDFVKLREMLIRVNMEDLREQTHTRHYELYRRCKLEEMGFKDTDPDSKPFSLQETYEAKRNEFLGELQKKEDEMRQMFVMRVKEKEAELKEAEKDLHEKFDHLKRTHQEEKKKVEDKKKELEEELNNFQKKKAAAQLLQSQAQQAGSQQTKKDKDKKNASFT; encoded by the exons AGCGATGACCTTAGGAACCTGTCCCTTTCTGGCCACGTGGGCTTCGACAGCCTCCCTGATCAGCTGGTCAACAAGTCAACGTCGCAGGGCTTCTGCTTCAACATCCTCTGCGTGG GTGAAACTGGCATCGGCAAGTCAACGTTGATGGACACTCTGTTCAATACCAAGTTTGAAAGTGAACCTGCGACGCACAACGAGCCTGGCGTGAGATTGAAAGCCAGGAGTTACGAGCTCCAGGAGAGTAATGTCCGTCTGAAGCTGACTATTGTCGACACGGTTGGATTTGGCGATCAAATTAACAAAGATGACAG ctACAAGCCTATAGTAGAATATATCGATGCGCAGTTTGAAGCCTACTTGCAAGAAGAGCTGAAGATCAAACGATCCCTGTTCAATTACCACGACACCAGAATTCACGCCTGCCTATATTTCATTGCACCGACCGGACACTCGCTGAAGTCCCTAGACTTGGTCACCATGAAGAAGCTCGACAGTAAG GTGAACATCATCCCCATCATTGCCAAGGCTGACACCATTGCCAAAAACGAGTTGCACAAGTTCAAGAGTAAAATCATGAGCGAGCTGGTCAGCAACGGCGTCCAGATCTACCAGTTCCCGACGGATGAAGAGACAGTGGCCGAGATAAATGCCACGATGAGT GTTCACCTTCCTTTTGCTGTAGTTGGCAGCACTGAAGAAGTGAAGATCGGCAATAAGATGGCAAAAGCCAGGCAGTACCCCTGGGGTGTTGTGCAGG TTGAAAATGAAAACCACTGTGACTTTGTGAAGCTGCGGGAGATGCTGATCCGAGTGAACATGGAGGACTTGAGAGAGCAGACGCACACCCGACACTACGAGCTGTACAGGCGCTGCAAACTTGAAGAGATGGGATTCAAGGACACGGATCCGGACAGCAAGCCTTTCAG TCTCCAAGAGACTTATGAAGCAAAGAGGAATGAGTTCCTGGGCGAACTCCAGAAGAAGGAGGACGAAATGAGGCAGATGTTTGTCATGCGAGTGAAGGAGAAGGAAGCCGAGTTGAAGGAAGCAGAGAAAGAT CTTCATGAAAAGTTTGACCATCTAAAGAGGACTCaccaagaagagaagaaaaaagtggaagacaaaaagaaggaaCTTGAGGAAGAGCTGAACAACTTTCAAAAGAAGAAGGCAGCGGCTCAGCTATTACAGTCACAGGCTCAGCAGGCAGGTTCTCAACAAACCAAGAAAGACAAGGACAAGAAAAA tGCAAGCTTCACATAA
- the SEPTIN11 gene encoding septin-11 isoform X1, producing MAVAVGRPASDDLRNLSLSGHVGFDSLPDQLVNKSTSQGFCFNILCVGETGIGKSTLMDTLFNTKFESEPATHNEPGVRLKARSYELQESNVRLKLTIVDTVGFGDQINKDDSYKPIVEYIDAQFEAYLQEELKIKRSLFNYHDTRIHACLYFIAPTGHSLKSLDLVTMKKLDSKVNIIPIIAKADTIAKNELHKFKSKIMSELVSNGVQIYQFPTDEETVAEINATMSVHLPFAVVGSTEEVKIGNKMAKARQYPWGVVQVENENHCDFVKLREMLIRVNMEDLREQTHTRHYELYRRCKLEEMGFKDTDPDSKPFSLQETYEAKRNEFLGELQKKEDEMRQMFVMRVKEKEAELKEAEKDLHEKFDHLKRTHQEEKKKVEDKKKELEEELNNFQKKKAAAQLLQSQAQQAGSQQTKKDKDKKNASFT from the exons AGCGATGACCTTAGGAACCTGTCCCTTTCTGGCCACGTGGGCTTCGACAGCCTCCCTGATCAGCTGGTCAACAAGTCAACGTCGCAGGGCTTCTGCTTCAACATCCTCTGCGTGG GTGAAACTGGCATCGGCAAGTCAACGTTGATGGACACTCTGTTCAATACCAAGTTTGAAAGTGAACCTGCGACGCACAACGAGCCTGGCGTGAGATTGAAAGCCAGGAGTTACGAGCTCCAGGAGAGTAATGTCCGTCTGAAGCTGACTATTGTCGACACGGTTGGATTTGGCGATCAAATTAACAAAGATGACAG ctACAAGCCTATAGTAGAATATATCGATGCGCAGTTTGAAGCCTACTTGCAAGAAGAGCTGAAGATCAAACGATCCCTGTTCAATTACCACGACACCAGAATTCACGCCTGCCTATATTTCATTGCACCGACCGGACACTCGCTGAAGTCCCTAGACTTGGTCACCATGAAGAAGCTCGACAGTAAG GTGAACATCATCCCCATCATTGCCAAGGCTGACACCATTGCCAAAAACGAGTTGCACAAGTTCAAGAGTAAAATCATGAGCGAGCTGGTCAGCAACGGCGTCCAGATCTACCAGTTCCCGACGGATGAAGAGACAGTGGCCGAGATAAATGCCACGATGAGT GTTCACCTTCCTTTTGCTGTAGTTGGCAGCACTGAAGAAGTGAAGATCGGCAATAAGATGGCAAAAGCCAGGCAGTACCCCTGGGGTGTTGTGCAGG TTGAAAATGAAAACCACTGTGACTTTGTGAAGCTGCGGGAGATGCTGATCCGAGTGAACATGGAGGACTTGAGAGAGCAGACGCACACCCGACACTACGAGCTGTACAGGCGCTGCAAACTTGAAGAGATGGGATTCAAGGACACGGATCCGGACAGCAAGCCTTTCAG TCTCCAAGAGACTTATGAAGCAAAGAGGAATGAGTTCCTGGGCGAACTCCAGAAGAAGGAGGACGAAATGAGGCAGATGTTTGTCATGCGAGTGAAGGAGAAGGAAGCCGAGTTGAAGGAAGCAGAGAAAGAT CTTCATGAAAAGTTTGACCATCTAAAGAGGACTCaccaagaagagaagaaaaaagtggaagacaaaaagaaggaaCTTGAGGAAGAGCTGAACAACTTTCAAAAGAAGAAGGCAGCGGCTCAGCTATTACAGTCACAGGCTCAGCAGGCAGGTTCTCAACAAACCAAGAAAGACAAGGACAAGAAAAA tGCAAGCTTCACATAA